Proteins from one Amycolatopsis endophytica genomic window:
- a CDS encoding helix-turn-helix domain-containing protein: MDGPGPLGDFLQARRALLRPEHVGLRDVGPRRRVAGLRREELAQLAGVSVSYYTRLEQGLSRGASAEVLEAIARALRLDDHEREHLARLAEAARRAPRVPRPRPEKLADETRDLLRAVDGVPALVLGRRTDVLAWNALGHALLAGHLDFHSPDDPARRPNITRMLFLDPHCRELYTDWRRKVRAVVGNLRITVGKHPRDPLLAELIGELTMRSPEFVALWGDHRVAPCDAASYELHHPVVGAVTVTQQTLSIARSPDQVLIVCTTPAGSPSDEALALLRQTSGAAEVPRCRERALAGSARGAASAVPGKR; the protein is encoded by the coding sequence ATGGACGGACCTGGGCCATTGGGCGATTTCCTGCAGGCCAGAAGGGCGCTGCTGCGACCGGAGCACGTCGGTCTGCGCGACGTCGGCCCCCGCCGACGGGTGGCGGGGCTGCGGCGCGAAGAACTGGCCCAGCTGGCGGGGGTCAGCGTGTCGTACTACACCCGGTTGGAGCAGGGTTTGTCCCGCGGGGCCTCGGCCGAAGTGCTCGAGGCGATCGCTCGCGCCCTCCGGCTCGACGACCACGAGCGCGAGCACCTCGCCCGGCTCGCCGAGGCCGCCCGCCGCGCCCCCCGCGTGCCCCGCCCCCGGCCGGAAAAACTCGCCGACGAGACGCGGGACCTCCTGCGCGCCGTCGACGGTGTTCCGGCGCTGGTGCTCGGCCGGCGCACGGACGTGCTGGCGTGGAACGCGCTCGGGCACGCCCTGCTGGCCGGTCACCTGGACTTCCACAGTCCGGACGATCCGGCGCGGCGGCCGAACATCACCCGGATGCTGTTCCTCGACCCGCACTGTCGCGAGCTGTACACGGACTGGCGGCGCAAGGTCCGCGCGGTGGTCGGCAACCTGCGGATCACCGTCGGCAAGCACCCGCGGGATCCGCTGCTCGCGGAGCTGATCGGCGAACTGACGATGCGGAGCCCGGAGTTCGTCGCGCTCTGGGGTGACCACCGCGTGGCGCCCTGTGACGCCGCGTCCTACGAACTGCACCACCCCGTCGTCGGCGCGGTGACCGTGACCCAGCAGACGCTGTCGATCGCCCGTTCGCCGGACCAGGTGCTGATCGTGTGCACGACACCTGCCGGCTCACCCTCCGACGAGGCACTCGCGCTCCTCCGCCAGACGAGCGGTGCCGCGGAAGTTCCGCGTTGTCGCGAACGTGCCCTTGCCGGCTCCGCGCGCGGCGCAGCCAGTGCCGTCCCGGGAAAGCGGTAA
- a CDS encoding MBL fold metallo-hydrolase gives MEHNPEQIALGEVTVTRVKEFYGSVEMNPEEFFPDSPDGAWDEHRDWLAPDFWNPDTGQCQSAIQSWLLRSEGRTILVDTGVGNHKDRPYAPVWSRLDTSYLDNLAAAGVRPEDVDIVINTHLHIDHVGWNTRLDGRTWVPTFPNATYLMPRRDFEFWDPANENESVLGRGNQNVFEDSVAPVHQAGLTRLWDGSYRIDKNLRLDLAPGHTPGSSVLTLASGGERALFVGDLVHTALQIAEPETNSCFCEDPAGSRATRHKLLGHAAETNALVFPAHFAGAGAAEVERHGSKFAIKEWAAFSRIR, from the coding sequence ATGGAGCACAACCCCGAGCAGATCGCACTGGGCGAGGTCACCGTCACCCGCGTCAAGGAGTTCTACGGTTCGGTCGAGATGAACCCGGAGGAGTTCTTCCCGGACAGTCCCGATGGCGCGTGGGACGAGCACCGCGACTGGCTGGCGCCGGACTTCTGGAACCCCGACACCGGCCAATGCCAGTCGGCGATCCAGTCCTGGCTGCTGCGCAGCGAGGGGCGCACGATCCTCGTCGACACCGGCGTGGGCAACCACAAGGACCGGCCCTACGCCCCGGTCTGGAGCCGCCTGGACACGAGCTACCTCGACAACCTCGCCGCCGCCGGGGTCCGGCCCGAGGACGTCGACATCGTCATCAACACCCATCTGCACATCGACCACGTGGGCTGGAACACCCGGCTCGACGGCCGCACCTGGGTGCCGACCTTCCCGAACGCCACGTACCTGATGCCGCGCCGGGACTTCGAGTTCTGGGACCCGGCCAACGAGAACGAGTCCGTGCTGGGCCGGGGGAACCAGAACGTCTTCGAGGACAGCGTCGCACCGGTCCACCAGGCCGGCCTGACCCGGCTGTGGGACGGGTCGTACCGGATCGACAAGAACCTGCGGCTCGACCTCGCACCCGGGCACACTCCCGGCTCGTCCGTGCTCACCCTGGCCTCCGGCGGCGAACGGGCCCTGTTCGTCGGAGACCTGGTGCACACCGCGCTGCAGATCGCCGAGCCGGAAACCAACTCCTGCTTCTGCGAGGACCCGGCCGGGTCCCGGGCCACCCGGCACAAACTGCTCGGCCACGCCGCCGAGACCAACGCGCTCGTGTTCCCCGCGCACTTCGCCGGCGCCGGCGCCGCCGAGGTCGAACGCCACGGATCGAAGTTCGCGATCAAGGAGTGGGCGGCGTTCTCCCGCATCCGCTGA